The Sorangiineae bacterium MSr11954 DNA segment ACCAACGAGCTCAATTACACGGTGGAGGCCGACAACGCCGAGCGGTTCGCGCAGAACTTCGCCTCCAAGCCCATCGCGCGCTTTCCACGCGTCTACAAGCAGGTGAGCTCCAAGCACGTGCTCGTGCTCGAGTACTTCGAGGGGCGCAAGGTCGACCGCGCGGTGGCCGATGGCTTCGACGGCAAGCGCATCGCGAAAGAGGCGCTCGCCATCGTCATCAAGATGGCCTTCGAGGACGGCTTCTTTCATGCCGATCCGCACCCGGGCAATGTCATCGTCATGGGCACGCCCGAGGCCCCCAAGATTGGCCTCATCGACGTGGGCATGGTGGGCCGCCTCTCCCCCGAGCTCCGCGACTACACGGTCGATCTCATGGTGGCGGCCTACCGCAAAGACTCGTACGGCGTCGCCGATGCGCTCTACAAGATCGGCCGGCCGACCAAGAAGGTCGACATGCGCGAATACCGCGCCGAGGCGGCGATGCTCGCGGAGAAGTACTTGGGCCGGCCGCTGAAGGAGATCGAGATGTCCGCGATGATCCGCGATCTCGTTCAAGGCGCCATGAAGTACGGCATCGAGATCCCGACGGACTTCATGCTGGTCGGCAAGGCGCTGATGACCATCGAGGGCATCGGCAAGCAGCTCGACCCCGATCTCGACGTCTTCGGCATCGCCGGCCCGCACTTCATCGAGATACTGCGGCTCAGGTACTCGCCGCAAAAGCTCGGCAGCGAGCTGCTTCGCGGGGTAGGGCAGCTCTCACGCGCTGGTTACGACATGCCGATGCAAGTGGGCGAGGTGCTGGAAGACCTCCGCCTTGGCCGCCTGGCGCTTCGCACCGTCGACCCCGAGCTTCCGCGCGCCACCGACCGCCTCGGCCGCCGCATCCTCACGGGCGCCCTGCTCGCGTCCCTCGTGGGCAGCGGCACCCTCCTTCTTTCACGCGGGACGCACGAGGGCTACGGCCAAGCGATGCTGGCCATCGCCGCCTTAATTTGGCTCGGCCACACGGTTCTCGACCTCTGGCGTGGTCCAAAGAAGCAATAATCCTCAGCTATTTTGCGAAGTGACATCATGCAGGCACAATTTGACTTTGTGCATGCGCGGGTTAGCGTGAGGGGCATGGTGACGTACAGAAAACGGGCGCCGCCGCGGAAGCTTCCGATCTCGGACGTGTCTCCGGCGACCCAGGCAGCCATACAAGCAGGCCAAGTAGGTCAAGCAGGTCAAGCGGCCAACCAACTAACCCAAATCACCGTGCGCGGCGTTTCCGCCGAGCTCACAAGGAGGCTTCGCGAAATGTCCGAAGCACGCGATCAAAGCATCAACACCATCGTGCTCGATCTTCTCGAGCAGGCTGTGGGCCTCAACGATCGGCGCGAGAGGCTCCGTCGCTACACCACATGGACCGAGTCCGAGCTGCACGAGTTCGAAGGCTCCCTCGACGCGCAACGAACCATCGATGACAAAGCTTGGCGCTAGCGCATCGAGCCGCATCGTCCTCGACACGTCGGCCTACTCGCATTTTCGTGCGAACCACGCCGAGGTCGTCGACTGGATTGCCCGTGCGGAAGTCGTCTACCTGCCGGTCACCGTGCTCGGTGAGCTCGAGGCGGCATTTCTATGCGGAACGCGCACCAAAGAGAACCAAGTCGCCCTGCGCGACTTTCTCGACGAGCCCTTCGTCGCGGTGCTCCCCATCACCTTGGATGTCGCTCGCGTCTACGGTGACCTCTTCGCCACCCTTCGCCGTGCGGGCACGCCCATCCCCATCAACGACGTCTGGATCGCCGCTACCTGCATCGACGCCGGAGCGCATCTCGTCACCTTCGACGAAGACTTCGCGCGCATCCCACGGCTCGCACAGACGGTCTGCTCGGTCACGAGCCAGAACCGAAGCCCGTCAGCACACGACCGCCGTAGCCAGTACGATTAAATGAAAACCCGCGGCACGCTTCTGTGAAATCTGCGCACCGCGGGACGGTTCGTTCGGATAGAGCCCTGCATCGCGAAAGCGATGCCGCTCGTCAGCCGATCTTGCCGAGGATGAACAGCGAAACGACGAGCGCGAACAGAACGAGCGACTCGATGAGCGCCAGGCCGAGAATCATCGGCGTCTGAATACGGGCGGCGGCTCCCGGGTTGCGGGCGATGCCTTCGAGGGCTGCACTGGCCGCGCGACCCTGTCCCAGACCGCCACCGAGCACCGCGAGGCCGATCGCGATCCCGGCGCCGATCCCGGCCCACATCTTGACATCATTCGCGTTCGAGCCGGCTTTGGCAGCCGTTTCCTGTGCGAACGCGGCGGTGGAGATGAGTAGCGTCGCGAGCGAGGCGAGTACGGGAGCGAGCTTCTTCGTGGTCGACATCTTCAGGGGCTCCTTTAGGAGGACCCGCCTTTGGCGGGGGCAATACAGAGGGTCAGCGAGAGAGGAGACGTTCGAGAGAGGAACGTTCTAGGGAGAGCTTCTAGGGAGAGCGTCTGCGAGCGAGCCGTTTAGTCGGTTTTGTACAGTCCGCGCAAGAGCATCGTTTGAGCAGCGGTTAAGCCGCAGTTATGCAGCGAATGGCAAAAAATGCCGGGAATCACGCAGGGGGCTGCAGGGGAATCTGCGTGATGTCATGTTTTTTTCCCGGCTGGTGATCCTCCACGTGCTCTTCGTGCTCGGTCGCGAGCGCGATGTAAACGGTGGACAGCAGGGTGAAAACGTACGCCTGGACGGCGATGACGAGGGTGCCGAGGAGCATGATGACCACGGGGATCACCAGCACCACCAGGGAGTGGAAGATCGAGACCAGCAAGTGGTCGACCGACATATTGAGCATCAAACGAACCGACAGGGTGATCGGCCGAATGAGAAGGCTCATCAATTCCAGCGGGAAGATCAGGAAGGCAAGCCACCAAACCGGGCCGGCCAAGTGCTTGATGTACCCAAAGCCGTTTTCCTTCAACCCGTAGTAGTTGAAGGCAAAAAACACGACGAGGGCCGATCCGAGCGTGATGTTCCACGAGGACGTGGGCGGGGCAAAACCGGGGATGAGACCCAGCAGATTGCCGAAGAAGACGAATGCAGCCGCTGTCCCGACCACCGGGAAGTAGCGCTTGGCGCGCTTGGCTCCCATCGCGTCCTTCATCGTGTCGTAGACGGTGCTGACGAACAGCTCGAGGAAGGTGCGGGTGGTGAGCTTGTCCTCGGGAAGAATGGCCGAATCTGCGACGCCCGAGGGACCTTGAGCGATCTTGGCGCGCGTGAGGAACGCCGCGACCACGAGGATCAGCACGATGAAAATGCTGACCACGAACGGTTCGATCGTATGGGCGGTGACCGGCTTGTGGCCGAAAAGCGTGGGGCCGAGGCTATGGGCCAGCTCTCCCAGGATCGGAAATTTCGCGATCAGGTACGTGAAAAACGACGTGTGCTCCGGCATGTCGGCCTCCGCTCTACACTAAGGAGAGGACAATTTCACTCGCGAAAGAGCGTACCGAGCACGATGCCCAATGGGAGGGCCCCAATTCCCGTCAAAAAAGGCAATGGGAGAAAGATCTTTCGCGAGAGAAGAAGGATGACCCCGGTGAACAGGAGGAGAAACTTGAGGAGCACCACGGGCGCCCACCGGGCCCCTTGACGGGCGGGGTCGATGCCGACCATCGCCGACACCATTCGCGTCAGCACATAGAGGTCGAGCACCGCGAGGGCCACGCCTGCCGCGGTGGACAGCGCAGCATGCGCACCGAGAAAAAGCCCGGCTCCGGCGGTCATCAGCGCGCCGGTGGCCAGCACCGGGATCAAGGAGGGGATGCGCGGCCTGGTGCCGGTGCCTTGGCTTTGGTGGTCCTTGCCGGGATCGTCGTCGTTAGGGGCGATCATCCGAGTTTTCCTTGGCGTCGTCCTTGGAGACGTCTTCGTCGATGCCCGGGGGCGGGCCGTTCTCACGGTCTTCTTTCTCGAGCGCGCGCTGCTCGAGCCGGGCCATCACGAACAGCGAGCGAAAGCCTGCAAACGTGCCGAGCGCGAGGCCCACCCACGTGAGGTACCCCGTGCCGAAACGGTGATCGAGAAAGCGACCGACGAAGAAACCCGCCACGATCAGCGCAGCGAATTCGAAGCCGACCACCGCAAATCGTCCGAGCTGCTTCACGTGTGAGCTGTTCTCCTCCCGTTTTCCGTTCATGCCCAACCGGCCCCGGGTGCCCGACTTTTCTCGGGCGGCGCGGGACGCCGGGCTCTATCATGCGCATTATGCACAAGCTTGAAATTGGTGCGAAGCCCTGCGTTTTCCCAGCTTCCGCACGTCCGTACGCTCGTGCCACAACGCTCTCGTGCGCTCTGGCGGCCGCGTTTTCCCTCTGCGCGACCTCGAGCGTCGCGCGGGCCCAGCAAGGAACCCTTCCGCCTCTTCCTCCCGCCGGGCCTTCCACTGCGCCGTCGCCGCCTCCTCCGCCTTATCCGGGCCCCGGCCAGCAGACCGCGCCGGCCCCGGCGCCCGCACCGGCCCCAGCGCCGCCCGTCTATTACACGCAGCCTTCGTCGGTGCCGCCGCCCCCGCCCCCGTTCGAGTACGCGGAAGCACCCGAGCCGGTTCATGCACCGCGCTACGCGCTCTACGTGGGGGCCTCGCTCCGTTATCTCGGCTTCGGTGGCAATTTCTACCGCAATCAGAACCGCGAGCTGGAAACCTCGGGGAACTTCGTTCGAAGCGGACCAGGGCTCGAGCTCAACGTGGGCGCGCGCCTGGGGAGGAAGTACATCCCGTTTCTCTTTTGGGAGCACGGCTTCATGCGGCAGGGGCACCGCTTCGAGGGGAGCGACGCCACGTCGTCCAGCGACTTGGTGGGGCTCGGCTTCCGCTACATCGCGGGCGACGTCGATCGGGCGGGGTTTCTCTCGGAGCTGTCGATTGGCATCCGCACCATCACCGTGAAGAAGGGCGGCGAGACCTACAAGATGTCCGGATGGGAGATCTTCCGCCTCGGTTTGGGCGCTGAGATCCGGCTGTCCAAGCTGTTCACCATTTCCCCGATGGGGCACATCTCGAGCGGTGTTCTGAACGACACCGATGGCGACATCACCTTTAGCGCCGAGGGGTCCCGCGATGGCCTTACGCACCCCACGTCCATCCACGGTCGCGGCATCCAAGACGGAAAAGCGTACGTGGTCGTCAGCATCGGGTGTGGTGCCCACTTCGACCTCTTTGGAAAATAGCCCGCCCGCGACCATGGCTGCAGGTTGGCCTCCGTATCTGCGCGGGGTGCGGGCGGCGGTCACCTTGCTGACCCGTCTTCCCGTCGGGGGCTTCCCCTATTCGGAGGCCGATTGGCGCTGGTCGGCCGCGTACCTTCCCCTGGTGGGCGCCTTTTTGGGCGCGGTGCTCGGGGGGGTGTGGCTCCTTACGGTGCGCGCGGGGCCCGCGGTCGCCGCGGTGGTGGTGCTCGCCATGTCGCTCTTGCTCACGGGGGCCATGCACGAAGATGGCTTGGCCGACACCGCCGATGCCCTCGGCGGCGCCACGACGCGCGAGCGCATGTTCGCCATTTTGAAGGATAGCCGCATCGGCACCTTCGGGAGCGCGGCGCTCGCGGTGTCGCTGCTCTTGCGCGCGGCCTTGCTGGCGCGCCTCGCGGAGATCGCGCCCATCGTGTTGGTCTTCGCCAACGCGGGCGCGCGCCTCGTTCCGGTGTGGCTGATGGCGGCGTTGCCTTATGTGACCGATGCGGCGGTCGCCAAGAGCTCGGCGATCGCTGCGGCGGGCCGCGTGCAGGTCGCCGTGGCCACGGTGATCTTCGGGGCGCTCGCGTGTGGTGTGTGTATGATGCATGCATTGAGCGCCGTGGAGCTGGGCGCGGCCCTGGTCAGCGTGGTGCTCGCGGGGTGGCTCTGCGCGGCGCGGTTTCGCGCGCGGGCCGGAGGGATCACCGGTGACTTCCTCGGCGCGG contains these protein-coding regions:
- a CDS encoding AarF/UbiB family protein, whose translation is MIGVVSAFRDLGRLREISTVLVRHGFGEIVTRAGFGGRHRAPRTDTALATVGDGSAELALEAGGDEFSDSERQRGEEEKKRISTSERLRLVLQDLGPSFIKLGQIISTRGDILPAELITELKKLQDDVPAVPFADIKAAIEESLSAPLDQLFVSFDEKPLATASIGQVHRAVLATTEPDGETRNVDVVVKVQRPGVGATVTRDLELLHIMAAAVERAIPETRIYSPIGLVQQFDRSITNELNYTVEADNAERFAQNFASKPIARFPRVYKQVSSKHVLVLEYFEGRKVDRAVADGFDGKRIAKEALAIVIKMAFEDGFFHADPHPGNVIVMGTPEAPKIGLIDVGMVGRLSPELRDYTVDLMVAAYRKDSYGVADALYKIGRPTKKVDMREYRAEAAMLAEKYLGRPLKEIEMSAMIRDLVQGAMKYGIEIPTDFMLVGKALMTIEGIGKQLDPDLDVFGIAGPHFIEILRLRYSPQKLGSELLRGVGQLSRAGYDMPMQVGEVLEDLRLGRLALRTVDPELPRATDRLGRRILTGALLASLVGSGTLLLSRGTHEGYGQAMLAIAALIWLGHTVLDLWRGPKKQ
- a CDS encoding type II toxin-antitoxin system VapC family toxin, which produces MTKLGASASSRIVLDTSAYSHFRANHAEVVDWIARAEVVYLPVTVLGELEAAFLCGTRTKENQVALRDFLDEPFVAVLPITLDVARVYGDLFATLRRAGTPIPINDVWIAATCIDAGAHLVTFDEDFARIPRLAQTVCSVTSQNRSPSAHDRRSQYD
- the atpE gene encoding ATP synthase F0 subunit C, whose amino-acid sequence is MSTTKKLAPVLASLATLLISTAAFAQETAAKAGSNANDVKMWAGIGAGIAIGLAVLGGGLGQGRAASAALEGIARNPGAAARIQTPMILGLALIESLVLFALVVSLFILGKIG
- the atpB gene encoding F0F1 ATP synthase subunit A, producing MPEHTSFFTYLIAKFPILGELAHSLGPTLFGHKPVTAHTIEPFVVSIFIVLILVVAAFLTRAKIAQGPSGVADSAILPEDKLTTRTFLELFVSTVYDTMKDAMGAKRAKRYFPVVGTAAAFVFFGNLLGLIPGFAPPTSSWNITLGSALVVFFAFNYYGLKENGFGYIKHLAGPVWWLAFLIFPLELMSLLIRPITLSVRLMLNMSVDHLLVSIFHSLVVLVIPVVIMLLGTLVIAVQAYVFTLLSTVYIALATEHEEHVEDHQPGKKHDITQIPLQPPA
- a CDS encoding AtpZ/AtpI family protein — protein: MNGKREENSSHVKQLGRFAVVGFEFAALIVAGFFVGRFLDHRFGTGYLTWVGLALGTFAGFRSLFVMARLEQRALEKEDRENGPPPGIDEDVSKDDAKENSDDRP
- a CDS encoding adenosylcobinamide-GDP ribazoletransferase, which encodes MAAGWPPYLRGVRAAVTLLTRLPVGGFPYSEADWRWSAAYLPLVGAFLGAVLGGVWLLTVRAGPAVAAVVVLAMSLLLTGAMHEDGLADTADALGGATTRERMFAILKDSRIGTFGSAALAVSLLLRAALLARLAEIAPIVLVFANAGARLVPVWLMAALPYVTDAAVAKSSAIAAAGRVQVAVATVIFGALACGVCMMHALSAVELGAALVSVVLAGWLCAARFRARAGGITGDFLGAAEQVSECVLLLAVAVARGGAS